CAAAGCTTTCGTCTAACCAGAGGATGTGAGCACTCTCCGACTTTGAATTCCTGCCAGATTTCTTGAAAGGAACAACAACGGTTCGATGACCCTCTTCCTCCGTGGAGGTAGTTCGTTTACAATCCGCCTTTTGTGCTTGAGGAACAAACCCATCAGCGGAAAGGGCTGCGGAAATTTTCTGGTACACTTCGTCAGACTGCGCAGCCTCAATCGCGTTCTTACGCGCTTTTCCAGACATGGTCTGTACTTTAAGGCCTCGTTCGTCTGCGTCCTTTTTCAGTGCGGCGACAGTTTGACTGAACCACGTTGTAGTAGCAGTCGCTGCTCCCACTGCTTTGAGGCATTTTCGTCGATTGACTCCCTTTTTCTCACCTCTACCGCCACTTGTTATCTTTTCTAACACCATAGAAATTTTACTTTTGGTGTAGGTATTTATATTTTTGTGTTATTACATCTCGTAGAACATAGTTATCGCTACGGAGTTGTTGGCACTGAAGCGCAATCAAATTTCGAGGAAAGCGAGAAAACGCGAAGACGACCGGTTAGTAGAACTCTCGAACGAGATCCATCGCGCCCTCGGGCGCGCCGTCCGGAATCTCGGCCATGTTGCCTTCGATGCCGTGGAGTTCCGAGTAGGGCACGCTGTTCTCGTCCTGATAGAGGATGCCCTGATACTCCTTATCGGCGTCGAGAATCTTCTCTTTCGCGGCGTCGCGGTCGGTCGGGTCGTGGTCCGTCTCGTCTAAGTCCACGATGGCGTCGCGGAAGTAGTCGTAGGTGTCCACGTCGTTGAACGTCACGCACGGCGAGAAGACGTTCACGAAGCCGAAGCCGTCGTGTTCGATGGCCTTCTGGACGAGTTCGGCGTGGCGCTGGGCGTCCGTGGAGAACGACTGGGCGATGAAGGTGCCACCCGCCGAGAGCGCGAGTGCGAGCGGGTTGACCGGCGGCTGTTTCGGGCCTTCCGGCGTCGTGGAGGTCTCGAAGTCCTCGCGGCTGGTCGGGGAAGCCTGTCCCTTGGTCAGGCCGTAGATACGGTTGTCCATGACGCAGTAGGTCATGTCCACGTTGCGGCGCACCGCGTGGATGAAGTGGCCCGCGCCGATGGAGTAGCCGTCGCCGTCGCCGCCCGCGACCATCACTTCGAGGTCGGGGTTGGCGAGTTTGACGCCCGTCCCAACGGGGAGCGCGCGGCCGTGGACGCCGTGAATCGCGTAGCTGTGCATGAAGGTGCCGATCTTGCCCGAGCAACCGATACCGGCGACGACGAACGTGTCGTCGGGGCTGTTGCCCGTCTCGGCGAGTGCCTTCATCATGCCGTTCATGGTGCCGAAGTCGCCGCACCCCGGACACCACGTCGGCTGTTTGTCTGACTTGAAGTCGGTGAATCGAATCTCGGAACTCATGCTTGAACCTCCTGTGAGAGCTGCTGTTTGATTTCGTCGGCCAGTTCGTCGGCCTTGAATCGAACGCCGGTGTACTTGTTGATGCGGTCGAGGCGGGTCAGCGAGTCGTGTTCGAGGACGTTGGCGAACTGCCCGGTCTCGTTACACTCGACGACGATGGCGTTGTCCGCCGCCTCGATTTCCTCGGTGAGGTCGGGGCGCGGGAAGATGTACGGCACCGAGATGAACTTCACGCTGATACCCTCGTCGCTGAGGAACTGGTTCGCTTCTCGGAGCGCGCCTTCGTTCGAACCCCACGTGATGACGAGGTCGTCTGCGTCCTCGTCGCCGAACGTTCGGGGAGACCAGTCTTCTTCCTCTTCTGCGGTCTTGACCTTCTGGTTGCGCTTGTCTACCTGCTCGACGCGGATGTCGGTGTCTTCGGTACGGCGGCCGAGCGCGTTGTGTTCCAGACCGGTGGACATGTGCGCGCCGTCCTTCGTGCCGGGGAACGCGCGCGGACTGATGCCGTCTGCGGTCGGGAAGTGCGGTTGGAACCGACCCTTCTCGTCGGTCCACGCTTCGATTTCGTCTTCGTCCACGACCTTCCCGCGGTCGATTTCGACCTCGTCCATGTCGAACTCTTCGGGTTCGAACGTCTGCTCGGTGACTGCCATCGCGAGGTCAGAGACGAGGAAGACGGGCGTCTGGTACTTCTCCGCGAGGTTGAACGCCTCGATAGTCTTGTGGAAACACTCGCTGATGGTGGTCGGTGCGACGACGAAGCGCGGAATCTCGCCGTGGCCGCCGTACAGCGTCATGTTGAGGTCGCCCTGCTCCTGCTTGGTCGGCATCCCCGTCGAGGGACCCGAGCGCATCACGTCGCAGATGACCAGCGGCGTCTCGCTCTGGGCGACCAGCCCGAACGTCTCGGTCATTAGGTCGATACCCGGACCGGAGGTGGCGGTCATCGAGCGCGCGCCGGCGCGCGCCGCACCGAGCGCCATGTTGATGGCCGACAGTTCGTCCTCGGCCTGAACGACGGTGCCGCCGTACTGCTGGATGCGGCCCATCAGGTACTCCATCACGTCCGTCGCGGGGGTGATTGGGTAGCCCGAGTAGAACCGACAGCCAGCGGCGATTGCGCCCATGCCGATGGCTTCGTCGCCGTTCAGCAGGACGTAGTCGTTGTCCGTCGTGTCGATGTCGTAGTCGAAGTCGTAGTCGTACTCCTCCTGTACGTACTCTTGGCCGAGACGGGCGGCTTCCTTGTTGTTCTCGACGATGGACTCGCCCTTGCTCCCGAACTTCTTGTCGAGGGCGCTGTCTAAGTTCTCGATGGGGAAGTTCGTCGCTTCACAGGCCGCACCGAGCGCGACGGTGTTCTGCATGATGGCCCCGCCAGCGTCCTCCGCGAGCGATTTGAGGGGGACGTCGAGACCGATCATGCCCTCCGGAACTTCCACGTCTGCCATCTCCGTGCGTTCGCCGTCGTAGATGATGACGCTCCCGTCGTGGAGTTCGTCCATGTTCTCCTCGATGGTGCGCTCGGTCAGCGCGACCAAGATGTCGAGGCGGTCCACGACGCTCTCGACTCGGTCTACGGAACTCCGAATCTTGTACGCCGTGTAGCCACCGCGGATTCGGGACGCGAAGTCCTTCGAGGTGAATACGTGCCGTCCTGCGCGGGAAAGGGCCTGTGCGAAGATCTTCCCCGTCGAGTCGATGCCATCGCCAGCCTCCCCGCCGATGGCCCAGTTCAAGTCTTCTGGCATTCCTAACTAGCGGTTTACCCACGCCAAATCAAAAGCCTTCTGAAGCCACGTAGGTCCGACCTGTCGGGCAATTGTCCGAGGTTTTGTGGCACGCGTAGTATTACCACGCTTGGAACGCCAGTGTTTCGACTAAAACGAGCCCTCACTGCCTGAAACGCACGTTTCATCATCGCAGAAGCCTTTAGTCGGGCCACCGCAACCTCCGGGTATGGACGGAACCGCAGTCGAAGTTCGCGCAGTCGAATCAGTCGGCACCGACACGGTCGCGTTGACGTTGGAGACGCCCCCGGAGTTCGACGCCGAACCGGGCCAATTCGTGCAACTCGGCGCGACGGTCGAGGGCGAGGAAGTCGCCCGCTACTACACGCTCTCTTCGCCAGACATGGCGGACACTTTCGAGACGACGGTCGAGGTAGACCCAGACGGTTCGCTGACGCCGTATCTCGCCAACCTCGAAGCGGGCGACACCGTGGAAGTCGCAGGCCCGTTCGGTGAATCCTACTACGAGGGCGAACAGTCGGTCGTCGTCCTCGCTGGCGGGCCGGGCGTCGGTCCCGCGGTCGGCATCGGCGAGCGCGCGCTAGCAGAGGGCGCGGACGTGACCATCGTCTACGAGGACGCGGACCCCGCGCACGAAACTCGACTGGCCACCTTGGCGAGCGAGGGCGCAACGGTCGTAATTACGGACGACGTGAGTAGCGACGACGTGGTGACGCTACTGGCGGACTCGCTCGGACAGACGTTCGTCTACGGCTTCGCGAACTTCGTGGACGAGGCGACCGCCGCGCTCGACGCGGCGGGACTCGACACCGCCGACGCGAAAGTCGAGAGCTTCGGCCCCGCGCCGGAGTGAGCAAGAAGGATGAACCTCGGGGAGAAGACCCGAACCGACGTAGACGCTCGAATCGACCAGTTTCGAGAGAAGTACGGCGAGTTCGAACTGGTCGAACGAACCGTCGAGAACGACCCGGAGTACTTCGAACACGGGCGAGAGCTGGCACAGCGTGGCTGGCGCGGCGACGCGTGTACGTGGGTTCGTTCTGATGACGGGAGCGACCGACTGTTCATCAGACATCCAGAAGCGCCCAAAAAGTGGGGCATCCCCGGCGGTACCCACCAAGGAGACGAGTCGTTCGAAGACACCGCGCGCCGGGAAGTCCGCGAGGAGACGGGTCTCGACTGCGAGATAACCAACCTCTGGCGCGTCGTGCGCAGGACTATCGTGCTGGAGACGAACCCCGAGAAGCGGCTACACGTTTTGACCACGCAGTTCGAGGGGCGCGCAGACGGCGACTCGTCGCCGTCCGCAACGGGAGACGACGAGATTCTGGAGGCGCGTTGGTTCGACAAGCCGCCAGCGTCGGTACACGAGTTTCTAGAGTCGAAGGTCCGAGCGTGGGCCGACGGACACTGAACCGCGTTCCCTACGACCGGTCGCGCGACGAACACCTCGATACAGCGCGTCGGCGAGCGCGAGGAGGCAGAGGAGGGCTTTCAGCGGTGGGCGCACATTCGGAAATTATCAATATGATTTGATGAACGTTCCCGACTGCCGGGAATGGGTGGCTAAATACTTATCTTCTATTCGACTACTCTGTAGTATGACACTGGTGGTTCCGTTCGATGGGTCCGAACTCGCCCAAGCGGCGCTCGTTCGCGCGGCCGAGTTCGGTCGTGCGTTCGACGAAGACGTGCTGGCAGTGAGCGTGATTCCGAAGGGTAACGCGGAGTACGCCCAAGCGCGCGGCTGGCTCGGCCCGGACGAGGCGTTCGAGATGGAAGCCGTCGTCTCGGCGTTACACGAGCGAGTGACGGACCTCTCTCCGAGTAGCGACTTCCGACACAAGGTCGTGGACCGCTACGCGCCGTCCGGGGCTATCTCGAACCACCTGCGGTCGGTCGCGAGAGACGAAGACGCCTCGATGGTCTTCATCGGGAGCGAGAACTCCGGACACATGGTTACGTCACTCAGTAGCGTCGGCAGTGGTATCGCGGCAGACGACGCCTACGACGTGGTCATCGTTCGCAACCGGAGTCCCACGAAAATCACAGAGCTCAAGCGCAACTCCCCGCACCGGAACTCCAAATCGGACTTCTATCTCACCGAGTGACGCGTTCTCTTTCCCGCCGTCGAGCGAATTCGGGCGGCGAAACAGCTATCTCCTCATCGCTTCAGTTACAGATATGATAGTTACGAACACCGAAACCGTAACGGGACGCGAAATCACAGAAAATCTCGGTCTCGTTCGAGGCAACACCGTCCGAGCGCGCAACGTCGGCCGGGACATCACGCAGGGACTGCGCAACATCGCTGGCGGCGAACTGAAAGCCTACACGACGCTGCTGTCCGACGCGCGCGAGCAGGCAATCGGCCGGATGCAAGCGGAGGCCGAAGAACTGGAAGCCGACGCCATCGTCAACGTCCGGTTCGTCACCGCAGAGGTGACCAACGGCGGCGCGGAACTGCTGGCCTACGGGACGGCAGTGCGACTCGCGCCGCGCGAAGAGTAGAACGCGGAGAGTCCCGCTCAGTGCTGGACGAACTCCACCAGAACCCCGCCGGTCGATTTAGGGTGGAGGAACGCCACGTCGTGGCCCCACGCGCCGGGTCGTGGCTCCTCGTCGATGAGTTCGACGCCGTGGCTTCTGGCGGTTTCGAGCGCCGCGTCGATGTCGTCGGTTTCGAGTGCGACGTGGTGGATACCCGGCCCGTTCGCGTCGAGGTATCGCGAGATGGTGCCCTCCTCGACGGGTTCGAGCAGTTCGAAATAGCCGTTTTCGAGTTCGAGGAAGACGACGTGCAGGCCGTCGAACTCCTCTTCGTGGGCGACTGGCGCGTCGAAGAGGTCCGCGAAGAGGTCGGCGAGCGTTGCGGCGTCGTCGGTTGCGATTCCGGCGTGGTCGAAGTGCATGGGTGGGGTGTTTGGGCGAGTGGGCTATAGTTTCGGTGAAAAGTCCGTGGAGTACTGGTCGAAGTTCTGTTGTCCCGGATTCGATAGGATATGTGGCAAGAGATACGAACAGCAACGCGACAGCGACTGCGAACAGCACTGTTGCCGATACCAACGAGACCGCACCGCTCCGCATGGGCCACACACAACCCCAGCCGACTGCGGGCTTCAGTACGAACGACGCCCCGTAGCGCGCCGTCCGGCCTTGCAGCCCTCATCCCTCGCACGAACTGGTCGCGGCATGAACGCCGCGACCGCGTACGCCCGGTGGTTTGAACAGTATCTCGAACTTCCGCTAACGAAGTGGCGCGCGGTCAAATCCCGAATGTGGATTCGGCCATTCCATACGAGGTCTGCGCGAACGAAGTGAGTGCAGGCTCGGCAGACGCGGTTTGTCTGCCGGTGGACGAGCGAACGAACGTGAGCGAGTCGGGTGGGGAGGCGTGTGGCTGATGCTGTGCGGTCTCATTTGTGACGTGTGAGTAGCGGTTCTGTTCGAGTTGCAGGAGTTCACCGTTGTTTGGCAATTCCCAGTGACTAACTCGTGGTCACACCCAACTCACTCCCCACCGAACGCCTCTTCCCGGACCTCAAGCGCCCACTCTGGCCACTCTCGGCGCTCCTCACCTGAAAACGACACCTCGCCCGACATCGACTGAATCCCCCGGGCGTCCTCAAGACTCCAGACCGCACCGTCCTCGTGGAACAGTCCCCCGAGAACACCTTGGTCGCGCTGGGCGTGGACGTAGGCCGGTTTGACCATCAGCGACCAGAAGAAGTTGCCGACGCCCGCCTTTCGAATCTCCGGCGCGAGCGAGGCGTAGTTCGGTTGCCACTCGTCGCCGACCACCTCGGCTTCGAACCCCTGTCCCGAACGGCAGCGTTGCCACTCGGTCAGCCAGATTGGGCAGTCCATCGAGTCGGCGAGGTGGTTGGCGTCTCGTAGTAGTCTCCGATACGTCTCCCTGCTCGATGCGAAGTTGTAGTGGAACTGCAGCACGTCGCTTCCCCAGTCGGTGTACTCGACGTTGTTGGCCAGACTGGTCGAACCCACGGTAAGTGGAACGCTCGGCCGCGCAGTTCGCAACGTGAAGAACATCGACTTGGCGAACTCCTCCTTGAAGGGAAGCCACCCCGGTTCGTTCATCACCTCTATCGCCAGCAGTCGGTCGTCGTCGCCGTACCGCTCGGCGAACCAGCGGACGAACTCGCGCGTCTCGCCCCAGCGCGAGGAGTCGAGAAGAATCTTCCGCGAGGGAGACTGCACGGGAGTCGCGGTCAGCGGGTCTCTGTTCGTCAGATTCTCCTCGTTCGGGTTGAGACCGACGCTTTCGAAGAGGCAAACCAGCACCTCGATGTCCTGCTCGTCCGCGGCCGACAGCAAGTGGTCAAGGCGGCGTTCGTGTGCCTTCGGATTCTCGACCCAGAATTCGTAACTGCAGCAGAGTCGGATGGCGTTCAAATTCACCCTCGCGGCGTAGCCCAGATCGCGCTCGATGACCGACTCGTCGTAGTCGTGCCACAACTGGTACCAGTTGAACACGCGCGTCGGCAGGTAGATAGCTCCGCGGACATCGACGGGAGGGCCTGATGACTCCTGTAAAGGACTCGTACCGAGGACTCCAACGCTTGCGACACCTGTCGCACCCAGAAATTCGCGGCGTGTCACCCGCTCGGTCATAGCCGTGCCACGACGGCGGGTCTCTTAATGATACAGGCGAGTTGTCACGACGAGAGAGGGAACAGAGTTCGAGCGCGTTAGACCGCCGCACCGGG
The sequence above is a segment of the Halorussus halophilus genome. Coding sequences within it:
- a CDS encoding universal stress protein, with protein sequence MTLVVPFDGSELAQAALVRAAEFGRAFDEDVLAVSVIPKGNAEYAQARGWLGPDEAFEMEAVVSALHERVTDLSPSSDFRHKVVDRYAPSGAISNHLRSVARDEDASMVFIGSENSGHMVTSLSSVGSGIAADDAYDVVIVRNRSPTKITELKRNSPHRNSKSDFYLTE
- a CDS encoding YbjQ family protein, producing the protein MIVTNTETVTGREITENLGLVRGNTVRARNVGRDITQGLRNIAGGELKAYTTLLSDAREQAIGRMQAEAEELEADAIVNVRFVTAEVTNGGAELLAYGTAVRLAPREE
- the mce gene encoding methylmalonyl-CoA epimerase — protein: MHFDHAGIATDDAATLADLFADLFDAPVAHEEEFDGLHVVFLELENGYFELLEPVEEGTISRYLDANGPGIHHVALETDDIDAALETARSHGVELIDEEPRPGAWGHDVAFLHPKSTGGVLVEFVQH
- a CDS encoding cellulase family glycosylhydrolase, translated to MTERVTRREFLGATGVASVGVLGTSPLQESSGPPVDVRGAIYLPTRVFNWYQLWHDYDESVIERDLGYAARVNLNAIRLCCSYEFWVENPKAHERRLDHLLSAADEQDIEVLVCLFESVGLNPNEENLTNRDPLTATPVQSPSRKILLDSSRWGETREFVRWFAERYGDDDRLLAIEVMNEPGWLPFKEEFAKSMFFTLRTARPSVPLTVGSTSLANNVEYTDWGSDVLQFHYNFASSRETYRRLLRDANHLADSMDCPIWLTEWQRCRSGQGFEAEVVGDEWQPNYASLAPEIRKAGVGNFFWSLMVKPAYVHAQRDQGVLGGLFHEDGAVWSLEDARGIQSMSGEVSFSGEERREWPEWALEVREEAFGGE
- a CDS encoding NUDIX hydrolase, yielding MNLGEKTRTDVDARIDQFREKYGEFELVERTVENDPEYFEHGRELAQRGWRGDACTWVRSDDGSDRLFIRHPEAPKKWGIPGGTHQGDESFEDTARREVREETGLDCEITNLWRVVRRTIVLETNPEKRLHVLTTQFEGRADGDSSPSATGDDEILEARWFDKPPASVHEFLESKVRAWADGH
- a CDS encoding 2-oxoacid:ferredoxin oxidoreductase subunit beta; the encoded protein is MSSEIRFTDFKSDKQPTWCPGCGDFGTMNGMMKALAETGNSPDDTFVVAGIGCSGKIGTFMHSYAIHGVHGRALPVGTGVKLANPDLEVMVAGGDGDGYSIGAGHFIHAVRRNVDMTYCVMDNRIYGLTKGQASPTSREDFETSTTPEGPKQPPVNPLALALSAGGTFIAQSFSTDAQRHAELVQKAIEHDGFGFVNVFSPCVTFNDVDTYDYFRDAIVDLDETDHDPTDRDAAKEKILDADKEYQGILYQDENSVPYSELHGIEGNMAEIPDGAPEGAMDLVREFY
- a CDS encoding 2-oxoacid:acceptor oxidoreductase subunit alpha encodes the protein MPEDLNWAIGGEAGDGIDSTGKIFAQALSRAGRHVFTSKDFASRIRGGYTAYKIRSSVDRVESVVDRLDILVALTERTIEENMDELHDGSVIIYDGERTEMADVEVPEGMIGLDVPLKSLAEDAGGAIMQNTVALGAACEATNFPIENLDSALDKKFGSKGESIVENNKEAARLGQEYVQEEYDYDFDYDIDTTDNDYVLLNGDEAIGMGAIAAGCRFYSGYPITPATDVMEYLMGRIQQYGGTVVQAEDELSAINMALGAARAGARSMTATSGPGIDLMTETFGLVAQSETPLVICDVMRSGPSTGMPTKQEQGDLNMTLYGGHGEIPRFVVAPTTISECFHKTIEAFNLAEKYQTPVFLVSDLAMAVTEQTFEPEEFDMDEVEIDRGKVVDEDEIEAWTDEKGRFQPHFPTADGISPRAFPGTKDGAHMSTGLEHNALGRRTEDTDIRVEQVDKRNQKVKTAEEEEDWSPRTFGDEDADDLVITWGSNEGALREANQFLSDEGISVKFISVPYIFPRPDLTEEIEAADNAIVVECNETGQFANVLEHDSLTRLDRINKYTGVRFKADELADEIKQQLSQEVQA
- a CDS encoding FAD-dependent oxidoreductase, with translation MDGTAVEVRAVESVGTDTVALTLETPPEFDAEPGQFVQLGATVEGEEVARYYTLSSPDMADTFETTVEVDPDGSLTPYLANLEAGDTVEVAGPFGESYYEGEQSVVVLAGGPGVGPAVGIGERALAEGADVTIVYEDADPAHETRLATLASEGATVVITDDVSSDDVVTLLADSLGQTFVYGFANFVDEATAALDAAGLDTADAKVESFGPAPE